A genomic region of Pseudomonas frederiksbergensis contains the following coding sequences:
- a CDS encoding HU family DNA-binding protein produces MRKPELAAAIAEKADLTKEQANRVLNAVLEEITGALHCKDSVTVVGFGTFLQRHRGACTGKNPQTGELVKIKASNTVAFKPGKSLKDSVNP; encoded by the coding sequence ATACGTAAACCAGAACTCGCCGCAGCCATCGCTGAAAAGGCTGACCTCACCAAAGAGCAGGCAAATCGCGTCCTCAACGCCGTTCTCGAAGAAATCACCGGCGCTCTGCACTGTAAAGACAGCGTCACCGTGGTGGGCTTCGGTACCTTCCTGCAGCGTCACCGTGGCGCTTGCACCGGCAAGAACCCGCAAACCGGTGAGCTAGTGAAAATCAAGGCCAGCAACACCGTTGCGTTCAAACCGGGCAAGTCGTTGAAAGACAGCGTCAATCCATAA
- the rnd gene encoding ribonuclease D, translated as MAIDIHWIRDNDSLGQFCAQWQRLPFVALDTEFMRVDTFYPIAGLLQIGDGERAFLIDPLTIDNWQPLAQLLENPAVVKVVHACSEDLEVLLRLTGSLPVPLFDTQLAAAYLNLGFSMGYSRLVSEVLGIDLPKGETRSDWLQRPLSDTQISYAAEDALHLAEVFVRLRPKLSDDKYAWVLEDGAELVANLRREVDPYEVYREAKLAWKLSRAQLAVLRELCAWREHEARARDLPRNRIVREHSLWPLARTQPDNLAALAKIEDMHPRTVRQDGEFLLGLIKQAGSVSPDQWPPAVPEPLPVEAAALVKRLRALGQAEAERLNMAPELMLRKKTLEALLKSGFPEGPYQLPDSLRGWRRELMGQALLDSLATAGEQP; from the coding sequence GTGGCCATCGATATTCACTGGATTCGCGACAACGATAGCCTCGGTCAGTTTTGCGCCCAATGGCAGCGGTTGCCGTTCGTCGCCCTCGACACCGAATTCATGCGGGTCGACACCTTTTATCCGATCGCCGGCCTGTTGCAGATTGGCGACGGCGAGCGCGCTTTCCTGATTGATCCTTTGACAATCGACAACTGGCAACCGCTGGCCCAATTGCTGGAAAACCCGGCAGTGGTCAAAGTGGTGCATGCCTGCAGTGAAGACCTCGAAGTCCTGTTGCGTTTGACCGGTAGCCTGCCAGTGCCATTGTTCGATACGCAATTGGCCGCCGCCTATCTGAACCTGGGCTTCTCCATGGGGTACTCGCGTCTGGTGTCGGAGGTGCTCGGCATCGACCTGCCCAAGGGGGAGACCCGTTCCGACTGGCTGCAGCGTCCGCTTTCGGACACCCAGATCAGCTACGCCGCCGAAGATGCGTTGCATCTGGCGGAGGTTTTCGTGCGTCTGCGGCCGAAGCTGTCAGACGACAAGTACGCCTGGGTCCTGGAAGATGGCGCCGAACTGGTGGCCAACCTGCGCCGCGAAGTCGACCCTTACGAGGTGTATCGCGAGGCCAAGCTGGCCTGGAAGCTGTCCCGCGCGCAACTCGCCGTGCTGCGCGAACTCTGCGCCTGGCGCGAGCACGAAGCCCGCGCCCGCGATCTGCCGCGCAACCGCATTGTGCGCGAGCATTCGTTGTGGCCGCTGGCACGCACCCAGCCGGACAATCTCGCGGCACTGGCGAAAATCGAAGACATGCACCCGCGCACCGTGCGTCAGGACGGTGAGTTCCTGCTGGGTTTGATCAAGCAGGCGGGCAGTGTCTCGCCGGACCAATGGCCGCCAGCGGTGCCGGAGCCTTTGCCGGTGGAAGCCGCAGCCTTGGTCAAGCGTCTGCGGGCGCTCGGTCAGGCCGAAGCTGAACGTTTGAACATGGCCCCGGAACTGATGCTGCGCAAGAAAACCCTCGAGGCCTTGCTCAAGAGCGGCTTCCCTGAGGGCCCTTACCAATTGCCTGATTCGCTGCGTGGCTGGCGCCGCGAATTGATGGGCCAGGCCCTGCTCGACAGCCTGGCCACTGCCGGAGAACAGCCTTGA
- a CDS encoding class I SAM-dependent methyltransferase, whose protein sequence is MSAQPPSSVEHECARRYDQEHARVCLQPHPRGLVQRFLQWRGKRLVRRALKAAGEPGLILDVACGAGGNWPVLAEHTNRVILATDPSQEMLDHAQTHHPAELLKRVKTFQSSAFAIGLPENAVDCIFCMRLFQHIDNSEHRLAILREFYRVSRDALIVSVQRDGYLKLRARFGEDAQPRQWATKVELEAEFRQAGFKTLKYLDTLPGSDLPRVYVLHKAD, encoded by the coding sequence ATGTCTGCGCAACCCCCTTCCTCAGTCGAGCACGAATGTGCTCGACGCTACGATCAGGAGCACGCGCGAGTCTGCCTCCAGCCGCATCCCCGTGGGCTTGTGCAGCGTTTTTTGCAGTGGCGTGGCAAGCGACTGGTGCGGCGCGCACTCAAGGCGGCCGGCGAGCCGGGGCTGATTCTTGATGTGGCCTGCGGGGCAGGGGGCAACTGGCCGGTGCTGGCCGAGCACACCAATCGGGTGATTCTCGCCACCGACCCGTCCCAGGAAATGCTCGACCACGCCCAGACGCATCATCCGGCCGAGCTGCTGAAACGGGTCAAAACCTTTCAGAGCTCGGCATTCGCCATCGGTTTGCCGGAAAATGCCGTGGATTGCATTTTTTGCATGCGGTTGTTTCAGCACATCGACAACAGTGAGCATCGCTTGGCGATACTGCGTGAGTTTTACCGGGTCAGTCGCGACGCGCTGATCGTGTCAGTACAGCGAGACGGGTATCTCAAGTTGCGTGCGCGGTTCGGCGAGGATGCACAACCGCGTCAGTGGGCCACCAAGGTTGAGCTTGAGGCGGAGTTCCGGCAAGCGGGCTTCAAGACGCTCAAATACCTGGACACCCTGCCTGGCAGCGACCTGCCGCGAGTCTACGTGCTGCATAAAGCTGACTAG
- a CDS encoding DUF2931 family protein, whose translation MSNFGRLIKKGEGLLLALMLFGCTQSFAQSSNDLPWFLGFSAPAYMDVWIETADVVDIHERVFKGAGGGIASVPKPPNNQGVAKGWSSSNGGGKGRHVTGADLPRLIYIRWQSLVEPQTYEAYIVIPESAREIMRKPEKAFCRADGKWITDYRDDIGIGLAPGGIAKVWLGGPCLKAVEIARVEGTINPKGPYEGKSGGKHRPLSEVSKAYIEKFGIPYGSW comes from the coding sequence ATGAGTAACTTCGGCCGCCTTATCAAAAAAGGCGAAGGCCTGCTTTTGGCGCTGATGTTGTTTGGCTGCACACAAAGCTTCGCGCAATCCAGTAATGACCTGCCCTGGTTCTTGGGCTTTTCAGCACCGGCCTATATGGACGTCTGGATCGAAACAGCGGACGTGGTGGATATCCATGAACGTGTATTCAAGGGGGCGGGAGGCGGTATCGCTTCTGTTCCAAAACCTCCAAATAATCAAGGTGTCGCCAAAGGATGGAGCAGCAGCAATGGTGGTGGTAAGGGACGACATGTTACTGGCGCCGACTTGCCCCGATTGATCTACATTCGCTGGCAATCCTTAGTCGAACCGCAAACCTACGAGGCCTACATCGTCATTCCCGAGTCAGCACGGGAGATCATGCGCAAACCCGAAAAAGCCTTTTGCAGAGCTGACGGCAAATGGATCACCGACTACCGCGACGACATCGGCATTGGTCTGGCGCCGGGCGGCATTGCCAAAGTCTGGCTCGGTGGGCCCTGCCTGAAGGCAGTCGAGATTGCTCGGGTGGAAGGGACTATCAACCCGAAAGGCCCTTATGAAGGTAAATCCGGCGGCAAACATCGGCCCCTGTCTGAAGTATCCAAAGCCTACATAGAAAAATTCGGCATCCCCTACGGGAGCTGGTAA
- a CDS encoding YcgL domain-containing protein produces MKRICSIYRSLKKNEMYLYVLKSDALERVPENLLLAFGKPHHAFDLVLTPERKLSREDITVVLENLDKQGYHLQMPPAEDEYIEHLPEELLRRNDPV; encoded by the coding sequence TTGAAACGTATTTGCTCTATCTACCGAAGCCTGAAGAAAAACGAGATGTACCTCTATGTGCTCAAAAGCGATGCACTGGAGCGCGTCCCGGAAAACCTGCTGCTGGCGTTCGGCAAACCGCATCACGCCTTCGACCTGGTGTTGACCCCCGAGCGCAAGCTCTCGCGCGAAGACATCACGGTGGTGCTGGAAAACCTCGACAAGCAGGGCTATCACCTGCAAATGCCGCCGGCCGAAGACGAGTACATCGAGCACTTGCCGGAAGAGCTGCTGCGACGCAATGATCCGGTTTGA
- a CDS encoding transporter substrate-binding domain-containing protein: MKARLLLCSLLTFSVQVYAQNAPSHLDQVIERGHLKVCTTGDYKPYTYLRTEGEYEGIDIAMAHSLAKSLNVDVQWVPTTWKNLMTDFLANRCDIAMGGISVSLERQKKASFSDTLGVDGKIPLVRCEDQQRYQSVEQLNQSSVRLIEPAGGTNEVFARTHLPNATLTLFPDNVTIFEQLLENKADVMITDASEARYQQKLKPGLCAVNPEQYLQYSEKAYLLPRDDVAWKAYVDQWLHLSKATGAYDAVLAQWLAAPAPGH; encoded by the coding sequence ATGAAAGCACGTTTACTGCTCTGCTCCTTGCTCACGTTCAGCGTCCAGGTCTATGCCCAGAATGCACCGTCGCACCTGGACCAGGTGATTGAACGCGGTCACCTGAAGGTCTGTACCACCGGCGATTACAAGCCTTACACCTACCTGCGCACAGAGGGAGAATATGAAGGGATCGATATCGCCATGGCCCACTCCCTGGCGAAAAGTCTGAACGTTGACGTGCAATGGGTTCCCACTACCTGGAAGAACCTGATGACGGATTTTCTGGCCAATCGCTGCGACATCGCTATGGGCGGCATTTCGGTGTCACTGGAGCGGCAGAAAAAGGCCTCTTTCAGCGACACGCTCGGCGTCGACGGAAAAATCCCGCTGGTCCGTTGCGAAGATCAGCAACGCTATCAATCCGTCGAACAGCTCAACCAGTCTTCCGTGCGATTGATCGAGCCCGCAGGCGGTACCAACGAAGTCTTTGCCCGCACTCACCTGCCCAACGCCACGCTGACTCTGTTCCCGGACAACGTAACGATTTTCGAGCAATTGCTGGAAAACAAGGCAGACGTGATGATCACCGACGCCTCTGAAGCGCGGTATCAGCAAAAGCTCAAACCCGGTTTGTGCGCGGTCAATCCTGAGCAGTACTTGCAGTACAGCGAGAAAGCCTACTTGCTCCCTCGCGATGATGTGGCCTGGAAAGCCTATGTGGATCAGTGGCTACACCTGAGCAAAGCCACGGGTGCCTATGATGCAGTGCTCGCCCAGTGGCTGGCCGCTCCCGCTCCCGGTCACTGA